A portion of the Enterobacter sp. SA187 genome contains these proteins:
- the surA gene encoding peptidylprolyl isomerase SurA, with product MKNWKTLLLGLAMVANTGFAAPQVVDKVAAVVNNGVVLESDVDGLMQSVKLNAGQAGQQLPDDNTLRHQILERLIMDQIILQMGTKMGVKVTDEQLDQAIANIAKQNNMTLDQMRSRLAYDGVNYSTYRNQIRKEMLISEVRNGEVRRRVTILPQEVESLAQQVGNQNDASTELNLSHILIPLPENPTSDQVNEAESQARSIVEQARAGDDFGKLAITYSADQQALKGGEMGWGRIQELPSIFAQALSTAKKGDVIGPVRSGVGFHILKVNDLRGQSQSISVTEVHARHILLKPSPIMTDDQARVKIEQIAADIKSGKTTFANAAKEFSQDPGSANQGGDLGWAAPDIFDPAFRDALTKLNKGQISGPVHSSFGWHLIELLDTRNVDKTDAAQKDRAYRMLMNRKMSEEGAAWMQEQRASAYVKILSN from the coding sequence ATGAAGAACTGGAAAACGCTGCTGCTCGGTCTCGCTATGGTTGCGAACACCGGTTTCGCTGCGCCGCAGGTTGTCGATAAAGTCGCTGCCGTCGTCAATAATGGCGTGGTGTTAGAAAGTGACGTTGATGGTTTGATGCAGTCCGTGAAACTCAACGCCGGTCAGGCGGGCCAGCAATTGCCGGATGACAACACGCTGCGTCACCAAATTCTTGAGCGGCTGATCATGGATCAGATCATCCTGCAGATGGGCACCAAAATGGGTGTCAAGGTCACTGACGAGCAGCTCGATCAGGCGATCGCTAACATCGCTAAACAGAACAACATGACGCTGGATCAGATGCGCAGCCGTCTGGCTTACGATGGCGTTAATTACAGCACCTACCGTAACCAGATCCGTAAAGAGATGCTGATCTCCGAAGTGCGCAACGGCGAAGTGCGCCGCCGCGTCACTATTCTGCCGCAAGAGGTGGAATCTCTGGCACAGCAGGTGGGCAATCAGAACGATGCCAGCACTGAGCTTAACCTGAGCCACATCCTCATTCCTCTGCCGGAAAACCCAACTTCCGATCAGGTGAACGAAGCGGAAAGCCAGGCGCGCTCTATTGTTGAGCAGGCGCGTGCCGGTGATGACTTCGGTAAGCTGGCGATCACTTACTCTGCCGACCAGCAGGCGCTGAAAGGCGGCGAAATGGGCTGGGGCCGTATTCAGGAGCTGCCGTCTATCTTTGCCCAGGCGCTGAGCACGGCGAAGAAAGGCGACGTGATCGGTCCGGTACGTTCCGGCGTGGGCTTCCATATTCTGAAAGTGAACGATCTGCGTGGTCAGAGCCAGAGCATTTCCGTGACCGAAGTACACGCACGTCACATCCTGCTTAAGCCGTCGCCGATCATGACCGACGACCAGGCGCGTGTGAAGATCGAGCAGATCGCAGCCGACATCAAGAGTGGCAAAACCACCTTTGCTAATGCGGCGAAAGAGTTCTCTCAGGATCCGGGCTCTGCGAATCAGGGCGGCGATCTGGGCTGGGCTGCGCCAGACATTTTCGATCCGGCATTCCGCGATGCGCTGACTAAGCTCAACAAAGGCCAGATCAGCGGACCGGTGCACTCCTCCTTCGGCTGGCACCTGATTGAACTGCTGGACACCCGTAACGTCGACAAGACCGATGCGGCGCAGAAAGATCGCGCGTACCGCATGCTGATGAACCGTAAAATGTCCGAAGAAGGCGCAGCCTGGATGCAGGAACAACGCGCCAGCGCTTACGTGAAAATCCTGAGCAACTAA
- the apaG gene encoding Co2+/Mg2+ efflux protein ApaG: MSNSPRVCVQVQSVYIESQSAPELERYVFAYTVTIRNLGRTPVQVLGRYWLITNGNGRETEVQGEGIVGVQPHIDAGDEYQYTSGAVLETPLGTMQGHYEMIDAQGNAFRIAIPVFRLAVPTLIH; this comes from the coding sequence ATGAGCAATTCGCCCCGCGTATGTGTTCAGGTACAGAGCGTTTATATTGAGTCTCAGTCAGCACCGGAGCTTGAACGTTATGTCTTTGCGTACACCGTAACCATACGAAATCTGGGGCGGACGCCTGTGCAGGTGCTCGGGCGCTACTGGCTTATCACCAACGGCAACGGCCGTGAAACCGAAGTCCAGGGCGAAGGTATCGTCGGCGTGCAGCCGCATATCGACGCCGGCGACGAATATCAGTACACCAGCGGCGCAGTCCTTGAAACGCCGCTGGGCACCATGCAGGGTCATTATGAAATGATCGATGCCCAGGGGAATGCTTTCCGCATTGCCATTCCGGTTTTCCGACTCGCCGTCCCTACACTTATTCATTAA
- the rsmA gene encoding 16S rRNA (adenine(1518)-N(6)/adenine(1519)-N(6))-dimethyltransferase RsmA yields MNTRVHQGHLARKRFGQNFLNDQFVIDSIVSAINPKPGQAMVEIGPGLGALTEPVGERMDKMTVIELDRDLAARLQTHPFLAPKLTIYQQDAMTMNFEELSTTLGQPLRVFGNLPYNISTPLMFHLFSYTGAIADMHFMLQKEVVNRLVAGPNSKAYGRLSVMAQYYCQVIPVLEVPPTAFTPAPKVDSAVVRLVPHATPPYPVKEVRVLSRITTEAFNQRRKTIRNSLGNLFSVEVLASLGIDPGARAENISVAQYCQLANYLIDNTPPKES; encoded by the coding sequence ATGAATACGAGAGTCCATCAGGGCCATCTTGCCCGCAAACGCTTCGGGCAAAACTTCCTCAACGATCAGTTTGTGATCGACAGTATCGTTTCGGCGATCAACCCTAAACCCGGTCAGGCGATGGTCGAAATCGGCCCGGGCCTTGGCGCCCTGACCGAGCCGGTTGGCGAGCGCATGGATAAAATGACCGTGATCGAGCTGGATCGCGATCTGGCGGCCCGCCTGCAAACGCATCCGTTTTTGGCCCCTAAGCTGACGATTTATCAGCAGGATGCCATGACAATGAACTTCGAAGAGCTGTCCACGACCCTCGGCCAGCCTTTGCGCGTGTTTGGCAACCTGCCGTATAACATCTCCACGCCGTTAATGTTCCACCTGTTTAGCTATACTGGTGCCATTGCCGACATGCATTTTATGCTGCAAAAAGAGGTGGTGAATCGCCTGGTTGCAGGACCAAACAGTAAAGCGTATGGTCGTTTAAGCGTGATGGCGCAATATTATTGCCAGGTGATCCCGGTGCTTGAAGTGCCGCCGACGGCCTTTACGCCAGCGCCAAAAGTGGATTCCGCGGTCGTCAGACTGGTACCGCACGCCACGCCGCCGTATCCGGTAAAAGAGGTTCGCGTACTGAGTCGTATCACGACCGAAGCATTCAACCAGCGTCGTAAAACGATTCGTAACAGCCTCGGTAATTTGTTCAGCGTCGAGGTTCTCGCCTCGCTTGGTATTGATCCTGGCGCCCGCGCAGAGAACATCTCTGTGGCGCAATACTGCCAGCTGGCGAATTACCTTATTGATAATACGCCGCCGAAGGAGAGTTAA
- the apaH gene encoding bis(5'-nucleosyl)-tetraphosphatase (symmetrical) ApaH: MSTYLIGDVHGCYDELIALLKQVQFDPQMDTLWLTGDLVARGPASLDVLRFVKSLGDSVRMVLGNHDLHLLGVYAGISRNKPKDRITPLLEAPDADELINWLRRQPLLQVDEEKKLVMAHAGITPQWDLETAIACARDVESVLASDTYPLFLDAMYGDMPNNWSPELAGLARLRFISNAFTRMRFCFPNGQLDMYCKDVPENAPAPLKPWFAIPGPVAEEYSIAFGHWASLEGKGTPEGIYALDTGCCWGGVLTCLRWEDKTWFAQHSNRQLDLGEDEAASF; encoded by the coding sequence ATGTCAACATATCTGATTGGCGACGTTCACGGTTGCTACGATGAACTGATCGCATTATTAAAGCAGGTGCAGTTTGATCCGCAGATGGACACGCTGTGGCTAACGGGCGACCTGGTGGCGCGGGGTCCGGCGTCGCTGGACGTGCTGCGCTTTGTGAAATCGCTTGGCGACAGCGTGCGCATGGTGCTGGGCAATCACGACCTGCATCTGCTGGGCGTGTATGCGGGCATCAGCCGTAACAAGCCGAAAGATCGTATTACGCCGCTGCTGGAAGCGCCGGACGCCGACGAGCTAATCAACTGGCTGCGCCGTCAGCCGCTGTTGCAGGTGGATGAAGAGAAAAAACTGGTGATGGCCCACGCAGGTATTACACCGCAGTGGGATCTGGAAACCGCCATCGCCTGCGCCAGAGACGTCGAATCCGTGCTGGCCAGCGACACTTACCCGTTATTCCTCGACGCCATGTATGGCGATATGCCGAACAACTGGTCGCCGGAACTGGCCGGGCTGGCGCGTTTACGCTTTATCAGCAACGCCTTTACCCGCATGCGCTTCTGCTTCCCGAACGGGCAACTGGATATGTACTGTAAAGACGTGCCGGAGAATGCCCCTGCCCCGCTGAAACCCTGGTTTGCGATTCCGGGACCGGTGGCGGAAGAGTACAGCATCGCTTTTGGTCACTGGGCATCGCTGGAAGGAAAAGGCACGCCGGAAGGCATTTATGCGCTGGATACCGGCTGCTGCTGGGGCGGCGTGCTGACCTGTCTGCGCTGGGAAGATAAAACCTGGTTTGCGCAGCATTCGAATCGCCAGCTGGATCTGGGCGAAGACGAAGCGGCGTCATTCTGA
- the folA gene encoding type 3 dihydrofolate reductase: MISLIAALAVDRVIGMENAMPWNLPADLAWFKRNTLNKPVVMGRLTWESIGRPLPGRKNIVISSNPGTDDRVQWVSSVDEAIAACGDAEEIMVIGGGRVYEQFLPKAQRLYLTHIDAEVEGDTHFPDYEPDDWESVFSEFHDADAQNSHSYCFEILDRR; encoded by the coding sequence ATGATCAGTCTGATTGCGGCGTTAGCGGTAGATCGCGTTATCGGCATGGAAAACGCCATGCCGTGGAACTTGCCTGCCGATCTCGCCTGGTTTAAACGCAATACCTTAAATAAACCTGTGGTGATGGGCCGCCTGACCTGGGAGTCCATCGGACGCCCGCTGCCGGGACGTAAAAATATCGTCATCAGCAGCAATCCGGGGACTGACGATCGCGTGCAGTGGGTCTCTTCTGTGGATGAGGCGATTGCCGCCTGCGGCGACGCGGAAGAGATTATGGTGATCGGCGGCGGTCGGGTTTACGAGCAGTTCCTGCCGAAAGCGCAGCGCCTGTATCTGACCCATATTGATGCAGAAGTGGAAGGGGATACCCATTTCCCTGACTACGAGCCGGATGACTGGGAATCGGTGTTCAGCGAGTTTCACGATGCCGATGCGCAGAATTCGCACAGCTATTGTTTTGAGATTTTAGACCGCCGGTAA
- the lptD gene encoding LPS assembly protein LptD produces the protein MNKRIPTLLATMIASALYSQYGQAADLASQCMLGVPSYNRPLVTGDTNKLPVTINADHAKGNYPDDAVFTGKVDVQQGNSRLQADEMQLHQQVAEGQADPVRTVDALGNVHYDDNQVILKGPKAWANLNTKDTNVWEGDYQMVGRQGRGTADLMKQRGENRYTILDNGTFTSCLPGSNTWSVVGSEVIHDREEQVAEIWNARFKLGPVPVFYSPYLQLPIGDKRRSGFLIPNAKYSTTNYFEFYLPYYWNIAPNFDATITPHYIHKRGNIQWENEFRYLTQAGAGLVEFDYLPSDKVYQDENPTESDRHRWLFYWQHGGVLDEVWRFNVNYTKVSDPTYFNDFTTKYGSSTDGYATQIFSVGYGIENFNATLSTKQFQVFDTQSGDSYSAEPQLDMNFYQNDVGPFDTRVYAQAVHFVNANEIMPEATRLHLEPTINLPLSNEWGSLNTEAKVMATHYQQTNIDDYNNATKAGLESSVSRVLPQFKVDGKMVFERDMNWAENFTQTLEPRAQYLYVPYRDQSGIKNYDSSLLQSDYSGLFRDRTYGGLDRIASANQVTTGITSRIYDDESVERFNVSVGQIYYFSESRTGDDNINWEKDNNTGSLVWAGDTYWRMSDRWGLRGGVQYDTRLDNVATSSATVEYRRDEDRMVQLSYRYASPEYIQAALPNYDVTSDQYKDGISQVGGAASWPIVDRWSIVGAYYFDTNTSKPADQMVGLQYNSCCYAIRVGYERKLNGWDPQSNQSKYDKVIGFNIELRGLSSNYGLGTQQMLRSNILPYRSTL, from the coding sequence ATGAATAAACGTATTCCCACCCTTCTGGCCACCATGATTGCCTCTGCTCTGTACAGCCAGTACGGACAGGCGGCCGATCTTGCCTCGCAGTGTATGCTGGGCGTACCGAGCTATAACCGCCCTCTGGTGACAGGGGATACTAATAAACTGCCCGTCACCATTAACGCGGACCATGCGAAAGGCAATTACCCGGACGATGCCGTGTTTACCGGCAAGGTTGATGTCCAGCAGGGTAACAGCCGTTTGCAGGCCGACGAGATGCAGCTGCATCAGCAGGTGGCGGAAGGCCAGGCCGATCCCGTGCGCACCGTCGACGCTCTGGGTAACGTACATTACGACGATAACCAGGTCATTCTGAAAGGTCCGAAAGCCTGGGCGAATCTGAATACCAAAGATACTAACGTCTGGGAAGGCGATTATCAGATGGTGGGACGTCAGGGTCGTGGTACTGCCGACCTGATGAAACAGCGCGGTGAAAACCGCTATACCATTCTGGATAACGGTACCTTCACCTCCTGTCTGCCGGGTTCAAATACCTGGAGCGTGGTGGGTTCGGAAGTGATCCATGACCGGGAAGAACAGGTGGCGGAAATCTGGAACGCGCGCTTTAAGCTCGGGCCGGTGCCGGTGTTCTACAGCCCCTATTTGCAGTTGCCGATTGGCGACAAACGCCGCTCAGGTTTCCTGATCCCGAACGCCAAATACAGCACCACGAACTATTTTGAGTTCTACCTGCCGTACTACTGGAACATCGCGCCGAACTTCGATGCCACCATTACCCCGCACTATATTCACAAGCGTGGCAATATTCAGTGGGAAAACGAATTCCGTTATCTGACCCAGGCGGGCGCAGGTCTGGTGGAGTTTGACTATCTGCCGTCTGATAAAGTTTATCAGGACGAGAACCCGACCGAGAGCGATCGTCACCGCTGGTTGTTCTACTGGCAGCATGGCGGCGTGCTGGATGAGGTATGGCGTTTTAACGTTAACTATACCAAAGTCAGCGATCCAACCTATTTCAACGACTTTACCACCAAATACGGTTCCAGCACCGACGGTTACGCCACGCAGATTTTCAGCGTGGGCTACGGTATTGAAAACTTCAATGCCACGCTGTCGACCAAGCAGTTCCAGGTGTTTGATACCCAGAGCGGCGACTCCTATTCCGCTGAGCCGCAGCTGGATATGAACTTCTACCAGAATGACGTGGGTCCCTTTGATACCCGCGTCTATGCTCAGGCTGTGCATTTTGTTAACGCGAATGAAATTATGCCGGAGGCTACGCGTTTACATCTTGAACCCACCATCAATTTGCCACTATCAAACGAGTGGGGCAGCCTGAACACCGAAGCTAAGGTCATGGCGACCCATTACCAGCAAACGAATATTGACGACTATAACAATGCCACCAAAGCTGGCCTTGAAAGCTCAGTAAGTCGCGTGCTGCCGCAGTTTAAAGTTGACGGCAAAATGGTTTTCGAGCGCGACATGAACTGGGCGGAAAACTTTACCCAGACGCTGGAGCCGCGCGCGCAGTATCTGTACGTGCCTTATCGTGACCAGAGCGGCATTAAAAACTATGACTCGTCGCTGCTGCAGTCTGACTACAGCGGCCTGTTCCGCGATCGCACTTACGGCGGTCTTGACCGTATCGCCTCTGCTAATCAGGTGACTACCGGTATCACATCGCGCATTTATGATGACGAATCGGTTGAACGTTTTAACGTTTCTGTTGGTCAAATCTACTATTTCTCAGAGTCCCGTACCGGGGATGACAATATTAACTGGGAAAAAGATAACAACACCGGTTCGCTGGTCTGGGCAGGCGATACCTACTGGCGCATGTCTGACCGCTGGGGTCTGCGCGGCGGGGTGCAGTACGATACGCGCCTTGATAACGTAGCCACCAGCAGCGCGACAGTAGAATACCGTCGCGACGAAGACCGTATGGTACAGCTGAGCTATCGCTACGCCAGCCCGGAGTATATCCAGGCGGCGCTGCCAAATTATGATGTCACCTCTGATCAATACAAAGATGGCATCTCGCAGGTAGGCGGCGCGGCAAGCTGGCCGATCGTCGACCGCTGGTCGATTGTCGGCGCGTACTATTTTGATACCAACACCAGCAAACCGGCGGATCAGATGGTCGGTCTGCAATATAACTCCTGCTGCTACGCTATCCGCGTTGGGTATGAACGTAAGCTGAACGGCTGGGATCCACAAAGTAACCAGAGTAAGTACGATAAAGTTATCGGCTTTAACATCGAACTGCGCGGCCTGAGTTCTAACTACGGTCTGGGTACCCAGCAGATGCTGCGTTCGAACATTCTGCCTTATCGTTCTACTTTGTAA
- the djlA gene encoding co-chaperone DjlA — MQYWGKVIGVAIALMMGGGFWGVLLGLLIGHMFDKARSRKMAWFANQRERQSLFFATTFEVMGHLTKSKGHVTQADIQVATLFMDRMNLHGDSRAAAQQAFRVGKADNYPLREKMRQFRSICFGRFDLIRMFLEIQIQAAFADGSLHPNEREVLYVIAEELGISRMQFDQFLRMMQGGAHFGDGYQQQSGGEWQQAQRGPTLEDACNVLGVKPDADATTVKRAYRKLMSEHHPDKLVAKGLPPEMMEMAKQKAQEIQKAYELIKEAKGFK; from the coding sequence ATGCAGTATTGGGGAAAAGTGATTGGTGTCGCCATCGCCTTAATGATGGGCGGGGGCTTCTGGGGCGTGCTCCTCGGGCTATTGATCGGGCATATGTTTGACAAGGCACGCAGCCGTAAAATGGCGTGGTTTGCTAATCAGCGTGAACGTCAGTCGCTCTTTTTCGCCACCACCTTTGAGGTGATGGGCCATTTAACCAAATCCAAAGGCCATGTGACGCAGGCCGATATTCAGGTGGCAACCCTGTTTATGGATCGTATGAATCTGCATGGCGACTCGCGTGCCGCCGCGCAGCAGGCGTTTCGCGTCGGCAAGGCGGATAACTATCCGCTGCGCGAAAAAATGCGTCAGTTCCGCAGCATCTGTTTTGGACGCTTCGATCTGATACGGATGTTTCTGGAAATTCAGATCCAGGCCGCTTTTGCGGACGGCTCGCTGCATCCCAACGAACGTGAAGTGCTGTATGTGATCGCCGAAGAGCTGGGCATCTCCCGTATGCAGTTCGACCAGTTCTTACGCATGATGCAGGGCGGGGCGCACTTCGGCGATGGCTATCAGCAGCAGTCCGGCGGCGAATGGCAACAGGCGCAGCGCGGACCGACGCTGGAAGACGCCTGCAATGTGCTGGGGGTGAAACCTGACGCCGACGCCACCACCGTCAAGCGCGCTTACCGTAAGCTGATGAGCGAGCACCATCCGGACAAGCTGGTCGCCAAAGGGCTGCCGCCGGAAATGATGGAGATGGCGAAGCAAAAAGCGCAGGAGATCCAGAAAGCCTACGAGCTGATTAAAGAAGCAAAAGGATTTAAATAA
- the pdxA gene encoding 4-hydroxythreonine-4-phosphate dehydrogenase PdxA encodes MNVQRVVITPGEPAGIGPDLVVQLAQRDWPMELVVCADAALLTDRAAQLGLSLSLLPWQPENPPQPQRAGTLTLLPVALREPVVAGQLSVANGAYVVETLARACDGCLNGEFAALVTGPVHKGVINDAGVPFTGHTEFFEERAQASKVVMMLATEELRVALATTHLPIKAVADAITPALLRDVITILHHDLRTKFGIGEPHVLVCGLNPHAGEGGHMGTEEIDTIIPVLNELRAQGMNLSGPLPADTLFQPKYLDRADAVLAMYHDQGLPVLKYQGFGRGVNITLGLPFIRTSVDHGTALELAGHGKADVGSFITALNLAIKMIINTQ; translated from the coding sequence ATGAACGTTCAGCGTGTCGTTATCACTCCCGGCGAACCCGCCGGGATTGGCCCCGACCTCGTCGTTCAGCTCGCCCAGCGCGACTGGCCGATGGAACTGGTGGTCTGCGCCGACGCAGCACTTCTCACAGACCGGGCCGCCCAGCTCGGTCTGTCGCTTTCGCTGCTTCCCTGGCAACCTGAAAATCCCCCGCAGCCGCAACGCGCCGGTACCTTAACGCTGTTACCCGTGGCGCTGCGCGAGCCCGTGGTGGCAGGACAGCTGTCAGTGGCGAACGGTGCCTATGTGGTGGAAACCCTGGCACGCGCCTGCGACGGCTGCCTGAACGGTGAATTTGCCGCGCTGGTGACCGGGCCGGTACACAAGGGCGTGATTAACGACGCCGGCGTGCCCTTCACCGGTCATACCGAATTCTTTGAAGAACGCGCGCAGGCCAGCAAAGTGGTGATGATGCTGGCGACGGAAGAACTACGCGTGGCGCTGGCGACGACGCATCTGCCCATTAAAGCCGTAGCAGACGCGATTACCCCGGCCCTGCTGCGCGATGTGATCACCATCCTGCATCACGATCTGCGCACTAAATTTGGCATCGGTGAACCGCACGTGCTGGTCTGCGGCCTGAACCCGCACGCCGGGGAAGGCGGGCATATGGGTACGGAAGAGATCGATACCATCATTCCGGTGCTCAATGAACTGCGCGCGCAGGGGATGAATCTCAGCGGTCCGTTACCCGCCGACACGCTGTTCCAGCCTAAATATCTCGATCGCGCCGATGCGGTGCTGGCGATGTACCACGATCAGGGCCTGCCTGTGCTAAAATACCAGGGCTTTGGCCGCGGGGTAAATATTACGCTCGGCCTGCCCTTTATTCGCACCTCGGTTGACCACGGTACTGCCCTTGAACTGGCGGGCCACGGGAAAGCCGATGTCGGCAGTTTTATTACGGCGCTTAATCTCGCCATCAAAATGATTATTAATACTCAATGA